A genomic window from Streptomyces mirabilis includes:
- a CDS encoding MFS transporter: MPTKSTRLTFAVLATGAGVFSMLQSLIAPALPTVQHALNTSQSTVTWVMTAYLLSASVFTPVLGRVGDLIGKKRTLVAVLVTVTLGCLLAALAPNIGVLIVARVVQGTGGALFPLSFGIIRDEFTAAEVGPSISNLSAVIAAGGGVGLVAAGPLVSALDYRWLFWLPVGVVAVTTLIALRYVPESPSRAEGRVSWLGAVLLSGWLVALLLPLSQAGQWGWGSARVIGLFAAAVLLFALWLLAEARSRTPLIDLRVMRLPAVWTTNTAALLFGAGMYAIWSFLPGFVQTPSSAGYGFGASVTAAGLLMLPMLLAMFCSGVLSGRLEPVLGAKKLLTTGAALGAVACGFLALWHDQQWHVAFAAGIFGLGIGLAFASMANLIVGSVPPEQTGAATGMNANIRTIGGSIGAAVTSVLVTGRLQSSGLPYGSGYTHGFTLLALLCLAAALAALLVPVQRAGRLSASAGADAHSARTEPEAAVAPGTRS, from the coding sequence ATGCCCACGAAGTCCACCCGCCTCACCTTCGCGGTCCTCGCGACCGGTGCGGGCGTGTTCTCCATGCTCCAGTCGCTGATCGCACCGGCCCTGCCGACCGTCCAGCACGCCCTGAACACCTCGCAGTCCACCGTGACCTGGGTGATGACGGCCTACCTGCTGTCCGCCTCGGTCTTCACCCCCGTCCTCGGCCGGGTCGGCGACCTGATCGGCAAGAAGCGCACCCTCGTCGCCGTCCTCGTGACCGTGACACTCGGCTGTCTGCTCGCCGCGCTCGCGCCGAACATCGGCGTACTGATCGTCGCCCGGGTCGTCCAGGGCACAGGCGGTGCGCTGTTCCCGCTCTCCTTCGGCATCATCCGGGACGAGTTCACCGCGGCCGAGGTCGGCCCCAGCATCAGCAACCTGTCCGCCGTGATCGCCGCGGGCGGCGGCGTCGGACTGGTGGCGGCCGGTCCCCTCGTGTCCGCGCTCGACTACCGCTGGCTGTTCTGGCTGCCCGTCGGCGTCGTCGCGGTCACCACGCTGATCGCCCTGCGCTACGTCCCCGAATCCCCGAGCCGGGCCGAGGGACGCGTCAGCTGGCTCGGTGCCGTCCTGCTGTCGGGCTGGCTGGTCGCGCTGCTGCTCCCGCTCAGCCAGGCGGGCCAGTGGGGCTGGGGATCGGCCCGGGTGATCGGGCTGTTCGCCGCCGCCGTCCTGCTCTTCGCGCTGTGGCTGCTGGCCGAGGCGCGCTCCCGCACCCCGCTGATCGACCTGCGCGTCATGCGGCTGCCCGCGGTGTGGACCACCAATACGGCCGCGCTCCTGTTCGGTGCGGGCATGTACGCGATCTGGTCCTTCCTCCCCGGCTTCGTGCAGACCCCGAGCTCCGCCGGATACGGTTTCGGCGCCAGTGTCACCGCGGCCGGACTGCTCATGCTGCCGATGCTGCTCGCCATGTTCTGCTCGGGTGTGCTCAGTGGTCGGCTGGAGCCCGTCCTCGGCGCCAAGAAGCTGCTCACGACCGGTGCCGCGCTCGGTGCGGTCGCCTGTGGCTTCCTCGCCCTGTGGCACGACCAGCAGTGGCACGTGGCCTTCGCCGCGGGCATCTTCGGCCTGGGCATCGGACTCGCCTTCGCCTCGATGGCCAACCTGATCGTCGGCAGCGTGCCGCCCGAGCAGACCGGCGCCGCGACCGGGATGAACGCCAACATCCGCACCATCGGAGGGTCCATCGGCGCGGCCGTGACCAGCGTTCTGGTGACCGGCCGGCTCCAGTCCTCGGGCCTTCCCTACGGCTCGGGATACACCCACGGGTTCACCCTGCTCGCCCTGCTCTGCCTGGCCGCGGCGCTGGCCGCCCTTCTCGTGCCGGTCCAGCGTGCCGGCCGGCTCTCCGCCTCGGCCGGCGCGGACGCCCACTCCGCGCGTACGGAACCGGAGGCGGCCGTCGCTCCGGGCACGCGGAGCTGA
- a CDS encoding SH3 domain-containing protein, producing the protein MSIRRKAAAVLAGAVLACGLLSAGTASAAAPTGHTRQAAFETYTVVPIVDAPVRSGPGNGHPVIGRLRAGYSYSAFCWLSGETVVDHGSTSHIWVYLSGGPGIGNGWVSALYLRGDERADLPASAQC; encoded by the coding sequence ATGAGCATCCGACGCAAGGCCGCCGCCGTTCTCGCCGGAGCCGTGCTCGCGTGCGGCCTGCTGAGCGCGGGAACCGCCTCGGCCGCGGCGCCGACCGGCCACACGCGGCAGGCCGCCTTCGAGACGTACACCGTCGTGCCCATCGTCGACGCGCCCGTCCGTTCCGGCCCGGGCAACGGCCACCCCGTGATCGGCAGGCTGCGCGCCGGGTACAGCTACTCCGCCTTCTGCTGGCTCTCCGGCGAGACGGTCGTCGACCACGGTTCCACCAGCCACATCTGGGTCTATCTCTCCGGCGGCCCCGGCATCGGCAACGGCTGGGTCAGCGCCCTGTACCTGCGCGGCGACGAGCGGGCCGATCTTCCGGCCTCGGCGCAGTGCTGA
- a CDS encoding ATP-binding protein, whose translation MTPHVPASAATDTSSSTDDTSPATAFEGSADALLVRVSRLREHVALLVEHRSATDPTAADPLRGLYLSEDAVRHLLEPAGQDPAPESWDSERGDRLDLLAGRLGLTELDVRILLIALAPDLDRTFEPLYGYLNDDVSRRRATTGLALDLCGLPAHRAEARARFHPSAPLAALGLAVVEEPERPFLSRSLRVPDRLIAHLLGDDTLDAALTGHVHRLRAPVRGEQYDEVFLRRLAGRLAAAPLTVYLREHRAGDGLACAAGALRDASGQEALHFAPDRTAGQEPIAELLREARLRDCAIVVSPLPEDPAPLMRALAVDDVSVLFTDPRPYDPHWCDHRDPLVLDAPRLRSGAVDAWAVALGTGGDTATSAHVAAVPELAPGFDLAPVVAPYRLGGDRILRAARAAQRLAVFEGTALTPAHLRLAARQQSASGLERHARRIRPDVGWEDLVLPDKPLVQLHELALRARHRDQVLGDWRLSAGGGRGRGVLGLFAGDSGTGKTLSAEVVAAELGLDLYVVQLSSIVDKYVGETEKNLERIFTEADRTDAVLLFDEADSVFGKRSEVKDSHDRYANMESSYLLQRLESFDGIALLTTNLRANIDEAFTRRLDLVIDFPFPDADQRLALWQHALTHVPCAEDTDPRAVARDFELAGGSIRSAVVTAAYGAAGRGAQVDTADLLEGARREYRKAGRLVPGEGTW comes from the coding sequence GTGACCCCGCACGTCCCGGCGTCGGCCGCCACCGACACCTCGTCGTCCACGGACGACACGTCACCCGCCACCGCCTTCGAGGGATCGGCCGACGCGCTCCTGGTCCGGGTGTCCCGACTCCGCGAGCATGTGGCGCTGCTGGTCGAACACCGCAGCGCGACCGATCCCACCGCCGCCGATCCGCTGCGCGGCCTGTATCTGTCCGAGGACGCGGTACGGCATCTGCTGGAGCCGGCCGGTCAGGACCCCGCCCCCGAGAGCTGGGACTCCGAGCGGGGTGACCGGCTGGATCTGCTGGCGGGGCGGCTCGGGCTGACCGAGCTGGACGTCCGGATCCTGCTCATCGCGCTGGCCCCGGACCTCGACCGCACCTTCGAGCCGCTGTACGGCTACCTCAACGACGACGTCAGCCGCCGCCGGGCCACCACCGGGCTCGCGCTCGACCTGTGCGGACTTCCGGCACACCGTGCCGAGGCACGGGCCCGGTTCCATCCCTCGGCTCCGCTGGCCGCGCTGGGCCTGGCAGTGGTCGAGGAGCCCGAACGCCCCTTTCTGAGCCGGTCGTTGCGCGTACCCGACCGGCTGATCGCGCACCTACTGGGCGACGACACCCTGGACGCCGCACTGACCGGTCATGTCCACCGGCTCCGGGCGCCGGTGCGGGGCGAGCAGTACGACGAGGTCTTCCTGCGCAGGCTCGCCGGGCGGCTGGCGGCCGCCCCGCTCACCGTCTATCTGCGCGAACACCGGGCGGGAGACGGTCTCGCCTGTGCCGCGGGCGCGCTGCGCGACGCTTCGGGGCAGGAGGCGCTCCACTTCGCTCCGGACAGGACCGCCGGGCAGGAGCCGATCGCCGAGCTGCTCCGCGAGGCCCGGCTGCGTGACTGCGCGATCGTCGTGTCGCCGCTGCCGGAGGATCCCGCCCCGTTGATGCGGGCGCTGGCGGTGGACGACGTGTCCGTGCTGTTCACCGATCCGCGTCCGTACGATCCGCACTGGTGCGACCATCGCGATCCGCTCGTCCTGGACGCGCCCCGGCTGCGCTCCGGAGCGGTGGACGCGTGGGCGGTGGCGCTCGGCACCGGGGGCGACACCGCGACTTCCGCTCATGTCGCCGCCGTACCGGAACTCGCCCCCGGCTTCGACCTCGCCCCGGTGGTCGCGCCGTACCGGCTCGGTGGCGACCGGATCCTGCGCGCCGCACGTGCCGCGCAGCGCCTCGCCGTGTTCGAAGGGACCGCGCTGACCCCCGCTCATCTGCGGCTGGCCGCCAGGCAGCAGTCCGCCTCCGGGCTGGAGCGGCACGCGCGCCGGATCCGTCCGGACGTCGGCTGGGAGGATCTCGTCCTGCCCGACAAACCACTGGTGCAACTGCACGAGCTGGCGTTGCGCGCCCGCCACCGTGACCAGGTGCTCGGTGACTGGCGGCTGAGCGCGGGCGGCGGGCGTGGCCGGGGCGTCCTCGGCCTCTTCGCGGGTGATTCCGGCACCGGCAAGACCCTGTCCGCGGAGGTCGTGGCCGCCGAACTCGGCCTCGACCTCTACGTCGTGCAGCTCTCCTCGATCGTCGACAAGTACGTCGGCGAGACGGAGAAGAACCTGGAGCGCATCTTCACGGAGGCGGACCGCACCGACGCCGTGCTCCTCTTCGACGAGGCGGACTCCGTGTTCGGCAAGCGGTCCGAGGTCAAGGACTCGCACGACAGGTACGCCAACATGGAGAGCTCCTATCTGCTCCAGCGGCTGGAGTCCTTCGACGGCATCGCGCTGCTCACGACCAATCTGCGCGCCAACATCGACGAGGCGTTCACCCGCCGTCTCGACCTCGTGATCGACTTCCCGTTCCCGGACGCCGACCAGCGGCTGGCCCTGTGGCAGCACGCCCTGACCCATGTACCGTGCGCCGAGGACACCGATCCGCGGGCCGTCGCCCGTGACTTCGAGCTGGCCGGTGGTTCGATCCGCAGCGCCGTGGTCACGGCCGCCTACGGCGCCGCCGGCCGCGGTGCGCAGGTCGACACGGCCGACCTCCTGGAGGGCGCGCGCCGCGAGTACCGCAAGGCGGGCCGGCTGGTGCCGGGCGAGGGCACCTGGTAG
- a CDS encoding DUF4255 domain-containing protein, giving the protein MIHEVDEVLKGLLRSGALAGSGIEVAFDAPSREWAARRNAPAINAYLYDIREDVRRRERGAMAVRDERGIVLRRRQPPRWFRLSYLVTAWTKQPQDEHRLLSAVLATLLPHEILPPHALPDALAALGLSVPLSVANLHTESRSLAEIWSALGGELKPSLDLVVTAPFPSFPEYDAGPPVTEGAGVRVRGMDGTLEGSPERRHRARHLASTTAADTAAGTELPAGDHPVAEDRNGEKRAK; this is encoded by the coding sequence GTGATTCACGAGGTGGACGAGGTCCTCAAAGGGCTGCTCAGGAGCGGTGCGCTGGCCGGTTCCGGTATCGAGGTCGCCTTCGACGCGCCGAGCCGCGAGTGGGCCGCCCGCCGCAACGCGCCCGCCATCAACGCCTACCTGTACGACATCCGCGAGGACGTACGGCGCCGTGAGCGCGGCGCCATGGCCGTGCGGGACGAACGCGGCATCGTGCTGCGCCGCCGCCAGCCGCCCCGCTGGTTCCGGCTTTCGTATCTCGTGACGGCCTGGACCAAGCAGCCGCAGGACGAACACCGACTGCTGTCCGCGGTGCTGGCGACACTGCTCCCCCACGAGATCCTGCCCCCGCACGCACTGCCCGACGCGCTGGCCGCACTGGGGCTGTCCGTGCCGCTCTCGGTGGCGAATCTGCACACCGAGTCCCGGTCCCTCGCGGAGATCTGGTCCGCGCTCGGCGGCGAGCTGAAGCCGTCGCTGGATCTGGTGGTGACCGCGCCGTTCCCGTCGTTCCCGGAGTACGACGCCGGGCCGCCGGTCACGGAGGGCGCCGGCGTGCGCGTACGCGGGATGGACGGAACCCTGGAGGGCTCGCCCGAACGGCGGCACCGGGCACGGCACTTGGCGTCCACGACCGCGGCCGACACGGCGGCGGGCACGGAACTCCCGGCCGGGGACCACCCGGTCGCGGAGGATCGAAACGGAGAGAAGCGAGCGAAGTGA
- a CDS encoding cupin domain-containing protein: MDAHDDEIWAVLEGEITFFVGEQRYDLGPGDVAFGPRGVPRRHVVRSPESRLLVTSVPTGVAEWFTRNGTSVAFAGELPRPSALTPLPAWWAPTTFMSSGRRPRASDAGAPGGARRSGRRGGVEGQP; encoded by the coding sequence GTGGACGCCCATGACGATGAGATCTGGGCCGTACTCGAAGGTGAGATCACCTTCTTCGTCGGAGAGCAGCGCTACGACCTGGGCCCGGGCGACGTCGCTTTCGGTCCGCGCGGCGTCCCGCGCCGCCATGTCGTGCGCAGCCCGGAATCCCGTCTGCTCGTGACCTCGGTGCCGACCGGGGTCGCGGAATGGTTCACCCGCAACGGCACCTCGGTGGCCTTTGCCGGTGAACTGCCCCGTCCCTCGGCCTTGACGCCGCTGCCGGCCTGGTGGGCGCCTACGACCTTCATGTCGTCGGGCCGCCGGCCAAGGGCGAGTGACGCGGGCGCGCCGGGCGGGGCACGACGATCCGGCCGCCGCGGGGGAGTCGAAGGTCAGCCCTGA
- a CDS encoding LacI family DNA-binding transcriptional regulator has product MTLGDVATASGVSRATVSFVLNDDPHQTISPTTSERVRQAAGDLGYVPHGIARALREGSSRIVVLNVGWGLEGNYARSYIRGLDDELAAHDHVLLVRHGHGAPHSTQQVLDTIAPRAELRIAAHLTGHEPGAAGDWRAGFAANAALQMRHLAAGHTHLAMALPDQDSPLLEVRPHRPRAIRPDTGGRPAHPMRPDVDYAARR; this is encoded by the coding sequence GTGACGCTGGGCGACGTCGCCACGGCGAGCGGCGTCTCGCGGGCGACCGTGAGCTTCGTCCTCAACGACGATCCGCACCAGACCATCTCTCCGACCACGAGCGAACGCGTACGCCAGGCCGCAGGCGACCTCGGGTACGTACCGCACGGGATCGCGCGGGCGCTGCGCGAGGGCTCCTCCCGCATCGTCGTGCTCAACGTCGGCTGGGGACTGGAGGGCAACTACGCGCGCAGCTACATCCGGGGCCTCGACGACGAACTCGCCGCGCACGACCATGTGCTGCTCGTCCGGCACGGCCATGGCGCGCCGCACTCGACGCAGCAGGTCCTCGACACGATCGCTCCCCGGGCCGAGCTGCGGATCGCCGCGCATCTCACCGGCCACGAGCCCGGGGCGGCGGGCGACTGGCGGGCGGGGTTCGCCGCCAACGCCGCCCTGCAGATGCGACATCTCGCCGCCGGCCACACCCACCTCGCGATGGCGTTGCCCGACCAGGACTCCCCGCTGCTGGAAGTGCGGCCGCATCGTCCGCGCGCGATTCGGCCTGACACCGGCGGGCGGCCGGCGCACCCGATGCGCCCCGACGTCGACTACGCGGCTCGGCGATAG
- a CDS encoding response regulator transcription factor, whose translation MSQRPADTGAVDSGNGIPVVVQAPDPISRAGVRSQLAQHPVINLLDSAEAGPGTVAVLVNEGPDETTLSRLRRLVRSDGARAVLVVNAIREAELLDVIECGVGAIVWRHEASAHRLVQAVLAAARGDGDLPADLLGRLITQVGSLQRTASGQTGVPLSGLLPREIDVLRLVAEGLDTGEIASKLSYSERTVKNVMHGLTTRLHLRNRAHAVAYALREGYI comes from the coding sequence GTGTCACAGCGGCCCGCCGACACCGGTGCGGTGGATTCCGGAAATGGCATACCGGTGGTGGTCCAGGCACCCGACCCGATCTCCCGGGCCGGGGTGCGCAGCCAGTTGGCGCAGCACCCCGTGATCAACCTCCTCGACAGCGCGGAGGCCGGGCCCGGCACCGTGGCCGTCCTGGTCAACGAGGGACCTGACGAGACCACGCTGTCCCGGCTGCGCCGACTCGTACGCAGCGACGGGGCGCGTGCCGTGCTGGTGGTGAACGCGATCCGCGAGGCCGAGCTGCTCGACGTCATCGAGTGCGGTGTCGGCGCCATCGTCTGGCGCCACGAGGCCAGTGCGCACCGGTTGGTACAGGCCGTGCTCGCGGCCGCGCGGGGCGACGGGGATCTGCCGGCGGATCTGCTGGGACGCCTCATCACTCAGGTGGGATCGCTCCAGCGCACCGCTTCCGGCCAGACCGGTGTTCCACTCTCCGGCCTGCTGCCACGCGAGATCGATGTGCTGAGGCTCGTCGCCGAGGGGCTGGACACCGGGGAGATAGCGAGCAAGCTCTCCTACTCCGAACGTACCGTCAAGAACGTGATGCACGGGCTGACCACCCGGCTCCATCTGCGCAATCGCGCCCACGCCGTGGCCTATGCGCTCAGGGAAGGCTACATCTGA
- a CDS encoding SH3 domain-containing protein encodes MRRIPAVVTTCAATLAFLVPAGLAAAAPASPASPAEQSYTVVPYENVKVRQLPTRDSAYLATLTAGQSYTAYCWTHGQTITDHGYTNDIWIGFADGFSSAVYFKGDSYANLPASAQC; translated from the coding sequence ATGCGCCGTATTCCGGCCGTCGTCACCACGTGCGCCGCGACGCTCGCCTTCCTCGTCCCGGCCGGCCTGGCCGCCGCCGCGCCTGCCTCGCCCGCCTCACCCGCCGAGCAGTCGTACACCGTCGTGCCCTACGAGAACGTCAAGGTCCGCCAGCTGCCGACGCGGGACAGCGCCTACCTGGCCACCCTGACCGCCGGTCAGTCCTACACCGCGTACTGCTGGACCCACGGGCAGACCATCACGGACCACGGCTACACGAACGACATCTGGATCGGATTCGCCGACGGATTCAGCAGCGCCGTCTATTTCAAGGGCGACTCGTACGCGAATCTGCCGGCCTCCGCCCAGTGCTGA
- a CDS encoding GntR family transcriptional regulator, with product MPKEARPGTGEQAKQHALVHLRQAILHGDMAPAQRLVENELAEQFGVTRASVRAALIELESEGLVERIRNRGARVRVVTVEEAVAITECRMVLEGLCAAKAAVEASEDQLDQLTDLGTGMSKAVAGGEPLVYSRLNHELHDRIREFSGQQVAVGLLERLNGQLVRHRFQLALRPGRPQQSLSEHLAMIDSIRARDPQAAEAAVRTHLAGVIDALRQ from the coding sequence ATGCCGAAGGAAGCCCGACCAGGCACCGGCGAGCAGGCCAAGCAGCACGCACTGGTGCACCTGCGGCAGGCGATCCTGCACGGCGACATGGCACCGGCCCAACGGCTGGTCGAGAACGAACTCGCCGAGCAGTTCGGTGTCACGCGGGCCAGCGTCCGGGCGGCGCTGATCGAGCTGGAGTCGGAGGGACTGGTCGAGCGGATCCGCAACCGCGGCGCGCGGGTGCGGGTGGTGACGGTCGAGGAAGCGGTGGCCATCACCGAGTGCCGCATGGTCCTGGAGGGCCTCTGCGCGGCCAAGGCGGCCGTCGAGGCGAGCGAGGACCAGCTGGACCAGCTGACCGACCTGGGCACGGGGATGTCCAAGGCGGTCGCGGGCGGCGAGCCACTGGTCTACTCCCGGCTCAACCACGAACTGCACGACCGGATCAGGGAGTTCTCCGGCCAGCAGGTCGCCGTGGGGCTGCTGGAGCGGCTCAACGGGCAGCTGGTGCGCCACCGTTTCCAGCTCGCGCTGAGACCGGGGCGCCCCCAGCAGTCACTGAGTGAGCACCTGGCCATGATCGATTCGATCAGGGCCCGGGACCCGCAGGCGGCCGAAGCGGCCGTCCGTACCCACCTCGCGGGAGTCATCGACGCGCTGCGCCAATGA
- a CDS encoding transposase, with protein sequence MTAPLEVGEAGHARYTYRLRVSSTALTALLGEWDRCRWIWNECCARSKKAHRDEEKCGPARLDKMLTEARTHNAWLREGSSVPQQQIIRDFGKSRAKALKDIKTRLPMRQRAGMPKYKKKSVADPSLNYNRNGFRLKDGRLHLAGGIGVTVVWSRDLPADPSSVRVHRDSLGHWYASFVATEVQPLPETGNVLGIDWGVKQTATTTSDTHDLPHTEHGRKAAAKLTGYRRMMARREPKAGQAASKGYRTAKKLTAKLYKKVARQRQDTGRKWAKQVVRDHDTIAVEDFRPKFLAKSTMARKAADAAISATKAELINMARKHDRDLRLVRPAHTTMDCAHCGARAKHALPLSERTYTCTACGISSPRDKNSARVMLVRAGLNPASADRKRPDTPPGRQAA encoded by the coding sequence ATGACGGCACCATTGGAAGTCGGGGAGGCCGGGCACGCCCGGTACACCTACCGGCTTCGGGTGTCATCCACCGCGCTCACGGCGTTGCTGGGCGAGTGGGACCGGTGCCGGTGGATCTGGAACGAATGCTGCGCCCGGTCCAAGAAGGCCCACCGGGACGAGGAGAAGTGCGGTCCGGCGCGGCTGGACAAGATGCTGACCGAGGCCCGCACCCACAATGCGTGGCTGCGTGAGGGCAGCAGTGTTCCGCAACAGCAGATCATCCGGGACTTCGGCAAATCCCGCGCCAAGGCATTGAAGGACATCAAGACCCGGCTGCCGATGCGGCAGCGGGCGGGGATGCCGAAGTACAAGAAGAAGTCCGTGGCCGACCCGAGCCTGAACTACAACCGCAACGGTTTCCGGCTCAAGGACGGGCGCCTGCACCTCGCGGGCGGCATCGGCGTGACGGTGGTGTGGTCGCGAGACCTTCCTGCCGACCCGTCGTCCGTGCGTGTCCACCGCGACAGCCTCGGCCACTGGTACGCCTCGTTCGTGGCAACCGAAGTCCAGCCGCTGCCGGAGACCGGCAACGTGCTGGGTATCGACTGGGGGGTGAAGCAGACCGCGACCACCACCAGCGACACCCACGACCTTCCTCACACCGAGCACGGGCGGAAGGCCGCCGCGAAACTCACCGGGTATCGGCGGATGATGGCCCGGCGTGAGCCCAAGGCCGGGCAGGCCGCCTCCAAGGGCTACCGGACAGCGAAGAAGCTGACGGCGAAGCTGTACAAGAAGGTCGCCCGGCAGCGCCAGGACACCGGCCGAAAATGGGCCAAGCAGGTCGTCCGCGATCATGACACCATCGCCGTCGAGGACTTCCGCCCGAAGTTTCTCGCCAAGTCCACCATGGCCCGCAAGGCGGCCGACGCGGCGATCTCCGCCACCAAGGCGGAGCTGATCAACATGGCGCGTAAGCACGATCGGGACCTCCGGCTCGTGCGCCCCGCGCACACCACCATGGACTGCGCGCACTGCGGAGCGAGAGCCAAGCACGCACTGCCACTGTCGGAACGCACCTACACCTGCACCGCGTGCGGAATCTCATCCCCCAGGGACAAGAACTCCGCCCGCGTGATGCTCGTCCGGGCTGGTCTCAACCCGGCTAGTGCTGATCGTAAAAGACCTGACACCCCGCCGGGGCGGCAGGCAGCGTGA
- a CDS encoding peroxiredoxin gives MTRGVDVGDKVEDFALPDETGTERKLTDLLGEGPVVLFFYPAALSPGCTTEACHFRDLAAEFTAAGGRPVGISGDAVDKQREFAGRHTLGYPLLSDVDGTVRERFGVKRGFSLAPTKRVTFVIAQDRTVLEVVRSELRMSAHADRALAALRAHQG, from the coding sequence ATGACGCGTGGTGTGGACGTGGGCGACAAGGTCGAGGACTTCGCCCTGCCCGACGAGACCGGCACGGAGCGCAAGCTGACCGATTTGCTCGGCGAGGGACCGGTCGTGCTGTTCTTCTATCCCGCCGCCCTCTCCCCCGGCTGCACCACCGAGGCGTGCCACTTCCGTGATCTGGCCGCCGAGTTCACCGCCGCCGGCGGCCGGCCGGTCGGCATCAGTGGGGACGCGGTCGACAAGCAGCGGGAGTTCGCCGGGCGTCACACGCTCGGGTACCCGCTGCTGTCCGATGTCGACGGCACGGTCCGCGAGCGGTTCGGAGTGAAGCGCGGCTTCTCCCTGGCACCCACGAAGCGGGTCACCTTCGTCATCGCGCAGGACCGCACCGTCCTGGAGGTGGTGCGCAGCGAACTGCGGATGAGCGCCCACGCGGACCGGGCCCTCGCCGCGCTGCGGGCCCATCAGGGCTGA
- a CDS encoding DoxX family protein translates to MPRSERSALLLAGLLATAGVGHFVSPRQFDATIPRALPGAPRTWTYASGVAELALAAGVAVPRTRRVAALATAAFFVGVFPANVQMAVDWRRRPAPQKAAAIARLPLQVPLVLWARSVANGGKGQS, encoded by the coding sequence GTGCCACGGTCGGAACGCTCAGCCCTGTTGCTCGCCGGCCTGCTGGCCACCGCTGGTGTCGGTCACTTCGTGTCGCCACGGCAGTTCGACGCGACCATTCCGCGGGCGCTGCCGGGGGCACCCCGGACCTGGACGTACGCGAGCGGTGTCGCCGAACTGGCGCTGGCCGCCGGGGTGGCGGTGCCCCGTACCCGGCGGGTGGCCGCGCTGGCCACCGCGGCCTTCTTCGTCGGGGTGTTCCCCGCCAACGTCCAGATGGCCGTGGACTGGCGTCGGCGTCCCGCTCCGCAGAAGGCCGCGGCGATCGCGCGACTCCCCTTGCAGGTGCCCCTTGTACTGTGGGCACGCAGCGTTGCCAATGGTGGGAAGGGTCAGTCATGA
- a CDS encoding TetR/AcrR family transcriptional regulator, with protein sequence MTAQPFPISGIVASRRPHRKDAARNYDALLTAAREAFAEHGAEASLEDIARRAGVGIGTLYRNFPTRRHLFESVYADEVDALCQVALGVAEREPWEALTSWLRRFVDYTVTKRAIREALDNESEIFLTCRDSMYQAGGPLFERAQKAGEARADMDFDDLLRMVAGITSTNFLDDTQRDRVLTVALDGVRAAR encoded by the coding sequence GTGACGGCTCAGCCGTTCCCCATCAGCGGGATCGTGGCGTCCCGGCGCCCGCACCGCAAAGACGCCGCGCGCAACTACGACGCCCTGCTGACCGCCGCACGCGAGGCCTTCGCGGAGCACGGCGCGGAGGCGTCCCTGGAGGACATCGCCCGGCGCGCGGGCGTGGGCATCGGCACCCTGTACCGGAACTTCCCCACCCGCCGCCACCTCTTCGAGAGCGTGTACGCGGACGAGGTGGACGCCCTGTGCCAGGTGGCCCTGGGAGTCGCCGAGCGGGAGCCCTGGGAGGCGCTGACCTCGTGGCTGCGGCGGTTCGTGGACTACACCGTGACCAAACGGGCCATCCGTGAGGCGCTCGACAACGAGTCGGAGATCTTCCTGACCTGCCGGGACTCGATGTACCAGGCGGGCGGCCCGCTGTTCGAGCGGGCACAGAAGGCCGGCGAGGCGCGCGCGGACATGGACTTCGACGACCTGCTGCGCATGGTCGCCGGGATCACCTCGACGAACTTCCTCGACGACACCCAGCGCGACCGGGTCCTCACGGTCGCGCTGGACGGCGTCCGCGCCGCGCGCTGA